A window from Dysidea avara chromosome 2, odDysAvar1.4, whole genome shotgun sequence encodes these proteins:
- the LOC136247925 gene encoding uncharacterized protein, with amino-acid sequence MYADDTELHYSSSQLERVEQVLQNGLEEVSNWMSVNGFKLNIDKSVCMLIGTRQRVSGGTLCLSLNDSMLKQVTSTKYLDYVLKRVRGKIYSINRLKPPPTVRKLLYQVYLLPILEYCDVVWQPTNASQTRRLERFHSKYISLCNDSSISGQSLTERRKFHTILQTYKVLHKLAPDYLHGIFEYAVNVTGRISRNAHCLFVPQLRTNYGKRSLYYRGVAI; translated from the exons ATGTATGCTGATGACACAGAGTTGCACTATAGTAGCAGTCAACTGGAAAGAGTGGAGCAAGTACTTCAGAATGGCCTTGAGGAGGTTTCTAACTGGATGTCAGTGAATGGATTTAAATTGAACATTGATAAATCAGTTTGTATGTTGATTGGTACACGACAAAGAGTTAGTGGTGGGACTTTATGCTTGTCACTTAATGACAGTATGTTGAAGCAAGTGACATCAACCAAGTATCTAG ATTATGTTTTGAAAAGAGTGAGGGGAAAAATCTACTCTATTAATCGCCTAAAACCTCCTCCTACTGTCAGGAAGTTACTGTACCAAGTGTATCTTCTGCCCATTCTAGAATATTGTGATGTGGTGTGGCAACCAACAAATGCAAGCCAAACTAGACGTTTAGAAAGATTTCACTCTAAGTACATTTCTCTTTGTAATGACTCATCTATCTCAGGACAGTCCCTTACTGAACGACGCAAGTTTCATACCATTCTACAAACTTACAAAGTATTGCACAAGTTGGCTCCAGATTATCTCCATGGCATATTTGAATATGCTGTTAATGTTACGGGACGTATCAGCAGAAATGCTCATTGCTTGTTTGTTCCACAGCTACGGACTAATTATGGGAAAAGAAGCTTATATTACAGAG GAGTAGCTATTTAG
- the LOC136246843 gene encoding nucleotide-binding oligomerization domain-containing protein 1-like, whose amino-acid sequence MSGLIIPVGKSRDEHPNWVDLTKHIVDQYAKHWKIIGTILGLKDYKLDNILENNAHHPRQTEESFGEVLKVWVNEGDSPTWGKLEDAIKEAQQRSSSVSDDGDDLSDHLVEYYTNTRFSSINDVWPPKQLKHFFQLEMIQHTVDNSKKDTQEQITEARRTDQLEIVVPPNQPTSSGSAEEDPEYIPVTLEQCMDLLEQPEHLRTLLIEGPPGIGKSEILKEISYQWAKYKVLKNCRFLFLLNLRDPKVQHVQNLSDLIHLFRQLTTPENVLAQNGGKSVALLLDGFDELPEEMQHSGFIADVLQRKVLPGCVIIVSSRPHASAGLRPDAIHIEVLGFSKECQSSLIQKSLTKQQQKDLQAYLRKYQSINSLLLVPFNMTVLLFLYKQHQQGSVTLPTNSTEFYNLFICQIIRSNLARLGISLQPVKDFHHFPSPYIDILKELSKLAFEGLNKAEHVFMLEKIQAECPELLKLPGAINGFGLLEAIEHVGVNGKVASFSFLHLSVQEYLAAHYIAQLSLYSQFTIIKERFWSGSFSNMFKFFVNIVFTNEEPQALRWFLSGKNICNHQAIAFFSHFKIIPLLMNHVSTCTPVNAYLFSKILNPCLRFISKPFLKTTTYSTTTLSNFFTRFLFKPTSDDEITIAKEFLEDKVKCVFLYRCFKEAGDHKMCQSIETVFSNREIDFANIKLSLTDVECIAVFLTHSSNRDWVIMNFIGCHIKDQGLVILHGALQGGTIRIGELVLGYNGLTTSSSSLISDIVITCGVDDLTVGGDDKAVGEMDNFYPTLIAHPLAKLEKLSLGRNKVTSKSAITLFHLITEGKSKLEMLYINNNDITDEAVETIAAALQNNKTLQVLKLEQNKISGEAAERIVKATEQNNILKKLVLSAYPKDIEQKITSLKEMINEKRKGRGCQVELEIIFLNF is encoded by the exons ATGTCAGGTCTCATTATTCCAGTTGGAAAATCAA GAGATGAGCATCCAAACTGGGTGGATCTCACCAAACACATTGTTGACCAATATGCAAAGCACTGGAAAATAATTGGGACCATCCTTGGACTAAAAGATTACAAGCTTGACAACATCTTAGAAAACAATGCTCACCATCCACGTCAAACTGAAGAAAGTTTTGGTGAAGTCCTAAAAGTGTGGGTCAATGAAGGTGACTCACCAACGTGGGGCAAATTGGAAGATGCTATCAAAGAAGCACAACAAAGATCATCCTCAGTTTCAG ATGATGGTGATGACTTATCTGATCATCTGGTAGAATACTACACTAACACAAGATTTTCATCTATAAATGATGTTTGGCCTCCAAAACAACTGAAACATTTTTTTCAGTTAGAGATGATTCAGCACACAGTAGACAACTCCAAGAAAGATACACAGGAACAGATTACTGAAGCTCGAAGAACAGATCAACTTGAAATAGTTGTTCCTCCAAATCAACCAACTTCATCAGGCAGTGCTGAAGAAGATCCAGAATACATCCCTGTCACTTTAGAACAGTGCATGGACCTGCTGGAACAACCAGAACATTTACGTACCTTACTCATAGAAGGGCCACCAGGCATAGGTAAATCAGAGATACTGAAGGAAATATCATATCAGTGGGCAAAATACAAGGTATTGAAAAATTGCAGGTTCCTTTTCCTGCTTAACCTCCGTGATCCAAAAGTACAACACGTGCAAAATCTTTCAGACCTCATCCATCTTTTCAGGCAACTAACTACTCCAGAAAATGTCTTGGCACAAAATGGTGGCAAATCTGTTGCCTTACTTTTGGATGGTTTTGACGAACTTCCAGAAGAAATGCAGCACAGTGGCTTTATTGCTGATGTACTGCAACGTAAGGTTTTACCAGGCTGTGTAATAATAGTTTCTTCTCGGCCTCATGCTTCAGCAGGCCTACGTCCAGATGCTATCCATATAGAAGTCCTAGGGTTTTCAAAGGAGTGTCAAAGTTCACTAATTCAGAAGTCCCTGACAAAACAGCAGCAGAAAGATCTCCAAGCATATCTCAGAAAATATCAAAGTATTAACAGTCTCTTGCTTGTTCCCTTTAACATGACCGTGTTGCTGTTTCTGTACAAGCAACATCAACAAGGGTCAGTAACACTTCCAACGAATTCAACTGAATTCTATAATCTCTTCATCTGCCAAATTATCCGTAGCAATTTGGCTAGGTTAGGAATTAGTTTACAGCCTGTTAAAGATTTCCATCACTTCCCATCTCCATACATTGATATCTTAAAGGAACTTTCCAAACTGGCTTTTGAAGGATTAAATAAAGCTGAGCACGTTTTCATGCTTGAGAAAATTCAAGCTGAGTGTCCTGAATTGCTTAAACTTCCAGGAGCCATAAATGGGTTTGGTTTACTAGAGGCCATAGAGCATGTTGGAGTCAATGGTAAAGTTGCATCTTTCAGCTTCCTGCATCTTTCAGTACAAGAGTACTTAGCTGCTCATTACATTGCTCAATTATCCCTTTACTCACAGTTCACAATAATCAAGGAGAGATTCTGGAGCGGGAGCTTTTCCAACATGTTTAAGTTTTTTGTCAACATTGTGTTCACCAATGAAGAACCACAGGCATTAAGATGGTTCCTTTCAGGTAAAAACATCTGTAACCACCAGGCGATTGCATTTTTCTCACACTTCAAAATCATCCCTTTACTAATGAATCATGTATCTACATGTACTCCAGTGAATGCTTACCTCTTCTCAAAAATTCTAAATCCTTGTCTGAGATTCATATCAAAACCATTTCTTAAAACAACCACATACAGTACAACTACTCTGTCTAACTTCTTCACAAGGTTTCTTTTTAAACCTACCTCTGATGATGAAATCACTATTGCAAAAGAATTTCTAGAAGACAAAGTGAAGTGTGTATTTCTTTATCGGTGCTTTAAAGAAGCAGGTGATCACAAAATGTGTCAGTCAATTGAGACTGTGTTTTCAAACAGGGAAATTGACTTTGCCAACATCAAGTTATCACTGACCGATGTAGAATGCATTGCGGTTTTTCTCACCCACTCTTCCAACAGAGATTGGGTAATAATGAATTTTATTGGTTGCCATATTAAGGACCAAGGCCTGGTTATTCTTCATGGGGCACTGCAGGGAGGTACTATTAGGATTGGAGAGCTTGTACTTGGATACAACGGCTTAACCACCTCATCATCAAGTCTCATCAGTGACATTGTCATTACTTGTGGAGTGGATGATCTAACAGTGGGAGGTGACGACAAAGCTGTCGGAGAGATGGATAATTTCTACCCCACCCTTATTGCACACCCACTAGCCAAGTTAGAGAAACTGTCCTtgggtagaaataaagttacaagcaaatcagcAATAACACTATTTCATTTGATAACAGAAGGAAAAAGCAAACTTGAAATGCTGTACATTAACAACAATGACATAACCGATGAAGCTGTTGAAACTATCGCTGCTGCATTACAAAATAACAAAACACTTCAAGTGCTAAAGCTAGAACAAAACAAAATATCCGGAGAAGCTGCAGAACGCATAGTCAAAGCAACAGAGCAAAACAATATTCTCAAAAAATTGGTGCTGTCTGCATATCCCAAGGACATTGAACAGAAGATAACATCACTAAAAGAAATGATCAATGAGAAGAGAAAAGGTAGAGGTTGTCAGGTTGAATTGGAAATCATATTCTTAAATTTTTAA